TCAATGTCTATGGtataattgtataaattaaaaagtgtaACGAAACATTAAAAATTGAACCGGGCCTCAGCTATTATTAAGCCGGCCTTCCTCAAtatatcatatgtatatatatgagtataaagatgaaatataatatagttCGACACACATTTTAACTTGATGAACCTGTGGAGGGAAAACGAAGCTTGAAGGAAGTGGGAAATTCAAAAAAGCTTCAGAAAGCTGCCTTACTATTCAAAAGTCGAAAGCAAAAGgagaatattatttattatatataaaacaacaaaccattaaaaaaaaataatgatttttaatttatactaaaagTATAAACAACATCGAAAGTATGAAACCAACCCAACAATATAAATTCATAACTTGCTCTGTCGTCCTCATCTCTTCCATACTTCTCTCAGACTCAACATATCTTTATTATCAACTAAGTTTGCTTCCTCTGTtactttttcttccttttgagTTTCAGAAACTTCAAATTCTTAACCTTTTGTTACGTATTGGGTagagagaaaattaaaattccaaTTTCTTAGGAAAGAGAGATAGATTCTTCAGAGGGGCTTAGGGTTCAAGGTGGGTGGTTTTGTGATGCGTACAGGGGCTTATACCGTGCACCAGACACTAACACCAGAGGCTGCTTCAGTTTTGAAGCAATCTCTAACCTTAGCAAGAAGGAGAGGTCATTCTCAGGTCACTCCTCTTCACGTCGCTTCAACACTTTTAACTTCGTCAAGATCCAATCTTTTCCGAAGGGCATGTCTCAAGTCTAATCCTTTCACAGCCCTCGGTCGCCAAATAGCTCACCCTTCTCTCCATTGTCGAGCACTCGAGCTCTGTTTCAATGTTGCTCTCAACAGGCTTCCCACCAACCCCAACCCTCTTTTTCAGACCCAGCCTTCACTCTCCAACGCACTCGTCGCGGCTCTGAAGAGAGCACAGGCGCATCAGCGGAGAGGGTGTGTGGAGCAGCAGCAGAGCCAGCAGAACCAGCCGTTCTTGGCGGTTAAAGTCGAGCTGGAGCAGCTCGTTGTGTCGATTCTCGACGACCCTAGTGTGAGTAGAGTGATGAGAGAAGCTGGGTTGTCTAGTGTTTCCGTGAAGAGTAACATAGAGGATGACTCCTCTGTTGTTTCCCCTGTTTTCTACGGCTCGTCTTCCTCTGTTGGTGTCTTCTCTTCCCCTTGCTCTCCTTCTTCTAGTGAAAACAATCAAGGAGGAGGGACTTTAAGCCCTAACCCTAGCAAAATCTGGCATGCGCATTTGTCCAATCATCACTCCTTTGAGCAAAACCCTTTCTTCCATTTCCCTAAAGGAAAGACCTTTAGTCCAGATCAAGCTTTTCCTGTAAGAGAAGACGCAAACCCGGTCATCGAAGTGCTTCTAGGAAAGAAGCACAACAAGAAGAGGAACACTGTCATAGTTGGAGACTCTGTGTCTCTAACAGAAGGAGTGGTTGCAAAACTCATGGGTAGAATTGAGAGAGGAGAAGTTCCAGATGACTTGAAACAAACCCATTTCATCAAGTTTCAGTTTTCACAAGTTGGCTTAAATTTCATGAAGAAGGAGGATATAGAGGGGCAAGTTAGGGAATTgaagagaaaaatagaatctTTCACATCTTGGGGTGGTAAAGGTGTCATTGTTTGTCTTGGAGATCTGGATTGGGCTGTATGGAGCGGCGGTAACGGCACATTTTCTTCGAATTACAGCGCGGCTGATCATCTAGTGGAAGAGATAGGGAGAATGGTTTATGATTATAGCAACTCAGGAGCCAAAGTTTGGCTTTTGGGGACAGCNGGAGCAGCTCGTTGTGTCGATTCTCGACGACCCTAGTGTGAGTAGAGTGATGAGAGAAGCTGGGTTGTCTAGTGTTTCCGTGAAGAGTAACATAGAGGATGACTCCTCTGTTGTTTCCCCTGTTTTCTACGGCTCGTCTTCCTCTGTTGGTGTCTTCTCTTCCCCTTGCTCTCCTTCTTCTAGTGAAAACAATCAAGGAGGAGGGACTTTAAGCCCTAACCCTAGCAAAATCTGGCATGCGCATTTGTCCAATCATCACTCCTTTGAGCAAAACCCTTTCTTCCATTTCCCTAAAGGAAAGACCTTTAGTCCAGATCAAGCTTTTCCTGTAAGAGAAGACGCAAACCCGGTCATCGAAGTGCTTCTAGGAAAGAAGCACAACAAGAAGAGGAACACTGTCATAGTTGGAGACTCTGTGTCTCTAACAGAAGGAGTGGTTGCAAAACTCATGGGTAGAATTGAGAGAGGAGAAGTTCCAGATGACTTGAAACAAACCCATTTCATCAAGTTTCAGTTTTCACAAGTTGGCTTAAATTTCATGAAGAAGGAGGATATAGAGGGGCAAGTTAGGGAATTgaagagaaaaatagaatctTTCACATCTTGGGGTGGTAAAGGTGTCATTGTTTGTCTTGGAGATCTGGATTGGGCTGTATGGAGCGGCGGTAACGGCACATTTTCTTCGAATTACAGCGCGGCTGATCATCTAGTGGAAGAGATAGGGAGAATGGTTTATGATTATAGCAACTCAGGAGCCAAAGTTTGGCTTTTGGGGACAGCTTCTTACCAAACATACATGAGATGTCAGATGAAGCAACCTCCACTTGATGTTCAATGGGCTCTTCAAGCTGTTTCTATTCCTTCAGGAGGACTTTCACTAACCCTCCATGCTTCCAGgtttttctcctcttcttataattattttcaattaattaatcacaatttatttttattttaaaaagaaagaataaacattAGTCACAAACTTAAGTACTCGTGATCAATACTAAgtttcttaatgttttttttttctttttcttaactttcAGTGGTCACAGTTCTGAAATGGCTTCTCAAATGATGGAGATGAAGCCATTTAGagttaaggaagaagaagaagaaggagcagaAAAGGAAGAAGTTAAACTCAATTTCTGCGGAGAATGTGCTTTTAACtatgaaaaagaagcaaaagcttTTATATCAGCTCAGCATAAAATTTTACCGCCTTGGCTGCAACCTCATGgggacaacaacaacattaaccAGAaggtactaattttttttttttttttttNTCTGGCATGCGCATTTGTCCAATCATCACTCCTTTGAGCAAAACCCTTTCTTCCATTTCCCTAAAGGAAAGACCTTTAGTCCAGATCAAGCTTTTCCTGTAAGAGAAGACGCAAACCCGGTCATCGAAGTGCTTCTAGGAAAGAAGCACAACAAGAAGAGGAACACTGTCATAGTTGGAGACTCTGTGTCTCTAACAGAAGGAGTGGTTGCAAAACTCATGGGTAGAATTGAGAGAGGAGAAGTTCCAGATGACTTGAAACAAACCCATTTCATCAAGTTTCAGTTTTCACAAGTTGGCTTAAATTTCATGAAGAAGGAGGATATAGAGGGGCAAGTTAGGGAATTgaagagaaaaatagaatctTTCACATCTTGGGGTGGTAAAGGTGTCATTGTTTGTCTTGGAGATCTGGATTGGGCTGTATGGAGCGGCGGTAACGGCACATTTTCTTCGAATTACAGCGCGGCTGATCATCTAGTGGAAGAGATAGGGAGAATGGTTTATGATTATAGCAACTCAGGAGCCAAAGTTTGGCTTTTGGGGACAGCTTCTTACCAAACATACATGAGATGTCAGATGAAGCAACCTCCACTTGATGTTCAATGGGCTCTTCAAGCTGTTTCTATTCCTTCAGGAGGACTTTCACTAACCCTCCATGCTTCCAGgtttttctcctcttcttataattattttcaattaattaatcacaatttatttttattttaaaaagaaagaataaacattAGTCACAAACTTAAGTACTCGTGATCAATACTAAgtttcttaatgttttttttttctttttcttaactttcAGTGGTCACAGTTCTGAAATGGCTTCTCAAATGATGGAGATGAAGCCATTTAGagttaaggaagaagaagaagaaggagcagaAAAGGAAGAAGTTAAACTCAATTTCTGCGGAGAATGTGCTTTTAACtatgaaaaagaagcaaaagcttTTATATCAGCTCAGCATAAAATTTTACCGCCTTGGCTGCAACCTCATGgggacaacaacaacattaaccAGAaggtactaatttttttttttttttttttgataaatgaatggtctttgttttgttatcaACGTTTACACGGTTACttaaaccgttttttttttgtggggttAAGCTGCAGGATGAATTGAGTGGACTGCGGAAGAAATGGAACCGGTTTTGTCAAACTCTTCACCACAAGAAACCCGGTATGACTGCTCAAGGCTACAGTTGGAAGGCGGAACAGAGCCGCTCTGTTTTACAAGGTTCTTTTGTGGACTCGGGTCTGAAGCAAAACTCACGTGCATCTAGTTCGGTTGCTAAATTCAGGCGACAAAACTCATGTACTATTGAGTTTAGTTTTGGAAGTAACCATCAAGAAGGTCTAAAGAGAAACGATGAATTAAGTTTGGATGGATTCAAGAGTACTAACAATGATGAAGGTGTAGAGACCAAGATCACTCTTGCACTTGGTCATTATCCATTTCCATCTGATTCAGAAAACTcggatgaagaagaatcagagaAAGCGATCAGAATGAGCAAATTATCGGAAAAGCTTCATGAGAACATTCCATGGCAAAAGGAAGTTCTTCCTTCAATAGTTGAAGCCATGGAAGAATCAGTTAAGAGGAGTAAGAAGAGTGATACTTGGATCCTAGTTTCGGGGAACGATGTGACTGCTAAAAGAAGATTAGCTATCACAATGACAACTTCGCTCTTCGGGTCACTCGAAAATATGTTAAAGATCAATCTGAGAACATCCAAGGCAAGTGAAGCGTGTGGGGAGCTCGAGAACGCGTTAAATGAGGGGGAAAAGGTTCTTGTTTTGATAGAACGAGTTGATTTAGCCGATGCTAAATTCATGAAGCTCCTCGTAGATCGTTTTGAGGCTTGTAGGTCTGGAGATTTTGATGGTTTTCATGGAAAGAAGAGCCAACTCATCTTCCTTTTGacaagagaagatgatgaatatgTAGAGAATGAACAATTTGTCATACCAATGGTGTTGAAGTGTAAGAAATCGAGTTCTGGTTTGGCTAATCACAAGAGGAAGCCAGAATCTGATGCTGCACCGACGatgattaagaagaagaagaatccgagaaacgaagaagaggaggaagaaagcAATGTTGCTTGCGATATAAGCAACATGAAGAAAGAGTTCTCAAGACAGTTGAAGTTCGAATCCAATGCTCTTGACCTCAACTTAAGAGTTGACgccgatgaagaagacgaagaagaagctaaaccgGCCACTCAAATCTCAAGCGGGTTTAAAGAACGTTTTCTAGACTCGATCCAAAACCGGTTTAATTTCACAGTTTTGTCAAACGAAGATATAACTAAGTTCTTTGTGACGAAGATCAAAGACTCGTGCGAGGAGATCCTAGGGCAACGAGAAGAGAGATTCGGGTTTACAGTCGATGCGGAGCTGATAGAGAGGTTCTACAAAGGGTGTGGGTTTTTTGCAAACGGTTTGTTTGAGGAATGGGTGAAAGAGGTTTTTCAAACGGGTTTAGTAACGGTCAAAAACGGCGGGAAAGAGGGCATAAGTGTAATTAACCTATGTTTGGGGGGTATAGATATGATTGACCAATGGGAGGAGGTatacgaggaagaagatggattcATGGGTACTTGTCTACCCAAGAGAATCCAAGTTTCCTTTGTTGATTAGCTTCGGCTTTTTATTTCTNttttttttttttttttttttttttctattagaatcatactatatataaatcacttgttttgttattattatatttttgcttttcaagaagagaaaagaagaaattaattatGACCCAAGAAAAGTGGAACTTGACCGCATTGTTCTTTGTGTAAACATAAGTTGCCTCGCTTCATGATAGAATGTGCtttttgtattgcttttttTAGGAATAGTGTTATCACCTTTTCATTCCATTATCTTTTCGTATAGATTTATTAGTTTTACATAAATTCTTATAAATCTTCGATCTAATGTACATCGTTTGGTGTATTAGATTTGAGCAAcaatattcttttcttctttaagatTATCTTCTTTAGTTTGATGCGAACTTTTAAATCAGAGATTAGTATAATAGTATTAGAACTATCTTTCcccaaaacatattttcttatcaTATGATTGCATTAGCTTCAACTATTAATCTATGTAGTATTAAAAATTGAATGGTGTTACTTCAGTGATTACTGGCATGAATGATCGATGTTATCGATCAATATTTTAACTGGTTATTACAATGTAACTgtaaaaattcttcttcttcttctttgtttctttctgttttttggtccacaatatttttttgtcacatttaaataatataatgtaacagaaaaaaaaaagcaagcaatTCAACTGATTAGTTTGAGTGAAAATTTACATTTGAAGTTATTTGAACGGATTAATACATAGTTGGAATAAGCTTTCATGTGAACTAAATATATCATTTGTCATTTTGTAGTGGAAAGGTCATTATGCCAAAGAGTGGCTCAAGACAGTGTTGGCCCAATATTCGTATGTCTACATATATCTAGTAATTATGACACTAAGACACCTTTGCATTTGCATGCCCATGTAATCCTCCAATACTAATTGTTAGTAGTATATATTAATGGATAATATATGCCTATAAAATCATTGTTAAGTATGTATGTGCTAGGCAAACCAATTTTCATATCAATGATTAGTATTTCAACTAATTAAAATTCGTTTTAGTTTTATAGGCCTTGTAGACCTTCCATGCGTTGCACTATAACAACTTCAGACATGAGCACTCCCTTTACATCTATCTATGTGGTAACTGGTAAGATTGTAGTGGGgcaacaataaaaaaagactATGTAGTGTTGTGCcgtaaaaaaaacagagactagTGTAGACTGTGTAGTGTTGTAGTATCAGCATGTGAAGTATTTGACCTTTTTAGTGAATTCAGTGATAGATTTatgatttatcatatatatatttatgagtAAAATATAGTTAAATACTGTACAAACTGTTTGATTGAGATTAATCCTGTTTAACTCTACAGAAAATATCTATGATCATCGAGAAATTAGTGTGACTAAATAGTATAAAAACGAAATAATGgcttatatttttatactaatTTACTAACCAGGTTTCGATTTTCATTAAACATGGAGGCACATATTTGTCCACTACAACCCAACCCCAACTTTTTGTGTATCTATTCTTATTGTTAattgaagaaactcaaaagtttcatttaaattattttgaccAAAAGGTGTTATAATACTTAAGTGACAATATTGGTATCAGACGGCGGAAATGGCAACTTTCTCccgtttttaaatattttttacaataaCAAAATATGTGTATCCCAATTAGTGGACTCTTTTATATAATGTCATTTATTCAATGtaaagaagttgaagaaattATAGTTTAGAAAAAAGCTCTCTATTGTCCTACGACACTACTACGAGTTATATTATAATTGAACTGTTCAAACTATATACTTTTTCCTATCTCTAAACCGAATcccactttttatttattataaacgaaaattttattttatgaatgaAGTTATCAAAACCGTATTTCGTAAATCATACTCAATAAATGGAAATATATAgtctataatttatatatattcttcgtTATTTTTGATGTGACAGTGACACCACCACATACATTGCTAATAAGATAGTTCAAGTCATTTCGAGTTCAGGTAAAAATTGAGGTATCGTTTTGCCTCTCCATTCCTTGAATGTCAGTAGTACAACCCgtctacttcttctttttcggtACTTTCATCTCACGAACAgcgtgagtatatatatatacattaaggAGCTATTAGTACACTTGTTCTTGTTTATTAGACCCACATTAATTTGTTCGAATACACAACACAAGATCAGAAGGTAATTGAGCTATTCAGTTCGATGTTGTTAATAGACTTATGCATTGACCAGGAAACATGTAATGAGTCTCGTTACTTACTATCAACAATTTCTCATGCTACTGTTACTTTGTTCCATGCAAGTAAAAACAAGTTTGACATATACATATGTTTACTAGGAatttatgttgttatctcaaaGGACGCAACTCAAAGAAGATACAGCGATATATGGCTCAAAGAAGTACGTATATTGTGTTGCGTtttcattaaaagaaataaagaggaAAGAATGTGGTTGGTAATTTATTACCAGATGAAAATTTTTTGTTGTACTGTTGACTATCTTTGcgtaaaatttatgttttgcaagTTTTGTGATTGTATGTTtgatagtaattattaattatatatatcttgttcTATATTCATTCTCTTGAATAAGAATTTATGTCTCCCAAATAAATAAGTTCATCCAAAGAGGTCAAACAGTGTCGTTTAGGATTGGAACTTAAGTCGCTAAACGGTGTCGTTTAAGAATGGAACTTAAATCACTAAACGGTGTCGTTTATGTCTTGTATCTTGAAATCGTTAAACGACGTCGGTTAAGGTTCTGACTAGTGACGAGGGTAATCGAACTGTGTGTGTATCTCCCATCTTGCTCTCTCTCCTTGGGGCGTTTGATTTTGCTGTGTTATATCTCTTCTGACCTAATTACGAAGCAACGGTCtccacactctctctctctctctctctctctctctctctctctctctctctctctctctctctctctctctctctctct
The sequence above is a segment of the Camelina sativa cultivar DH55 chromosome 10, Cs, whole genome shotgun sequence genome. Coding sequences within it:
- the LOC104720066 gene encoding protein SMAX1-LIKE 4-like; its protein translation is MRTGAYTVHQTLTPEAASVLKQSLTLARRRGHSQVTPLHVASTLLTSSRSNLFRRACLKSNPFTALGRQIAHPSLHCRALELCFNVALNRLPTNPNPLFQTQPSLSNALVAALKRAQAHQRRGCVEQQQSQQNQPFLAVKVELEQLVVSILDDPSVSRVMREAGLSSVSVKSNIEDDSSVVSPVFYGSSSSVGVFSSPCSPSSSENNQGGGTLSPNPSKIWHAHLSNHHSFEQNPFFHFPKGKTFSPDQAFPVREDANPVIEVLLGKKHNKKRNTVIVGDSVSLTEGVVAKLMGRIERGEVPDDLKQTHFIKFQFSQVGLNFMKKEDIEGQVRELKRKIESFTSWGGKGVIVCLGDLDWAVWSGGNGTFSSNYSAADHLVEEIGRMVYDYSNSGAKVWLLGTASYQTYMRCQMKQPPLDVQWALQAVSIPSGGLSLTLHASSGHSSEMASQMMEMKPFRVKEEEEEGAEKEEEEVKLNFCGECAFNYEKEAKAFISAQHKILPPWLQPHGDNNNINQKDELSGLRKKWNRFCQTLHHKKPGMTAQGYSWKAEQSRSVLQGSFVDSGLKQNSRASSSVAKFRRQNSCTIEFSFGSNHQEGLKRNDELSLDGFKSTNNDEGVETKITLALGHYPFPSDSENSDEEESEKAIRMSKLSEKLHENIPWQKEVLPSIVEAMEESVKRSKKSDTWILVSGNDVTAKRRLAITMTTSLFGSLENMLKINLRTSKASEACGELENALNEGEKVLVLIERVDLADAKFMKLLVDRFEACRSGDFDGFHGKKSQLIFLLTREDDEYVENEQFVIPMVLKCKKSSSGLANHKRKPESDAAPTMIKKKKNPRNEEEEEESNVACDISNMKKEFSRQLKFESNALDLNLRVDADEEDEEEAKPATQISSGFKERFLDSIQNRFNFTVLSNEDITKFFVTKIKDSCEEILGQREERFGFTVDAELIERFYKGCGFFANGLFEEWVKEVFQTGLVTVKNGGKEGISVINLCLGGIDMIDQWEEVYEEEDGFMGTCLPKRIQVSFVD